A stretch of Bradyrhizobium sp. AZCC 2262 DNA encodes these proteins:
- a CDS encoding PQQ-dependent catabolism-associated CXXCW motif protein, with protein MKEKLAGLILAAFAFVASTVAQERPPEPDGYRMEDYRAPVPATLAGVRVLTTAEAGAIWRAKTGVFIDVLPRAPKPKNLPEGTVWRDKPRLNIPGSMWLPDTGYGKLAAATEDYLRRGLVRATAGNSAALVVIYCQADCWMSWNAAKRILTCGYSNVAWYPEGTDGWERAGLDLAESQPEPRTGEEPSSPR; from the coding sequence ATGAAGGAAAAGCTGGCAGGTCTGATCCTTGCGGCATTTGCATTCGTTGCCTCGACCGTTGCACAGGAAAGGCCGCCTGAGCCCGACGGCTATCGCATGGAAGATTACCGTGCGCCGGTTCCTGCAACCCTCGCCGGCGTGCGTGTTCTCACCACCGCGGAAGCCGGGGCGATCTGGCGCGCAAAGACGGGCGTGTTCATCGACGTCCTGCCCCGCGCGCCAAAACCGAAAAATCTGCCCGAAGGCACGGTTTGGCGTGACAAGCCGCGGCTCAACATTCCCGGCAGCATGTGGCTGCCGGACACCGGCTACGGAAAGCTCGCGGCGGCGACGGAAGACTATCTGCGGCGCGGGCTCGTCCGCGCGACGGCAGGCAACAGCGCCGCGCTGGTCGTGATTTACTGTCAGGCCGATTGCTGGATGTCCTGGAACGCGGCAAAGCGAATCCTGACATGCGGCTATTCCAATGTGGCGTGGTACCCCGAAGGAACGGATGGCTGGGAACGGGCGGGGTTGGACCTGGCGGAGTCGCAGCCAGAACCACGGACCGGTGAGGAGCCTTCATCGCCGCGGTAG